From one Cyanobacterium stanieri PCC 7202 genomic stretch:
- a CDS encoding condensin subunit ScpB (PFAM: Putative transcriptional regulators (Ypuh-like)~TIGRFAM: segregation and condensation protein B~COGs: COG1386 transcriptional regulator protein containing the HTH domain~InterPro IPR005234~KEGG: cyc:PCC7424_3666 chromosome segregation and condensation protein, ScpB~PFAM: chromosome segregation and condensation protein ScpB~SPTR: Segregation and condensation protein B;~TIGRFAM: segregation and condensation protein B), with protein sequence MGSEYTNSNLVTQIEAILYLKGKPTTCEEIGELTQANEEEIESALIKLMSDYAHRPEGALEVVETPAGYALQLRHCCQNLLENLVPADLNTATLRTLAAIALTNPILQSDLIAVRGSGAYHHVQELLELGFIRKRRQEEGRSYWLEITDKFHQYFEIDQLPS encoded by the coding sequence ATGGGATCTGAATATACCAATTCTAATTTAGTTACTCAAATAGAAGCCATACTCTATCTTAAAGGTAAACCCACCACCTGCGAGGAAATAGGGGAGTTAACCCAAGCCAATGAAGAAGAGATAGAATCAGCACTCATCAAATTGATGTCTGACTATGCCCACCGCCCCGAAGGTGCCTTAGAAGTGGTAGAAACCCCCGCAGGATATGCCTTACAACTACGTCATTGTTGTCAAAATCTCCTCGAAAATCTCGTCCCCGCTGACTTAAATACTGCCACCCTAAGAACATTGGCAGCCATAGCCCTTACCAATCCTATCCTCCAAAGCGATTTAATTGCCGTGCGTGGTAGCGGTGCTTATCACCATGTACAAGAATTGTTAGAATTGGGATTCATTCGTAAACGTCGACAGGAGGAAGGGCGATCGTATTGGTTAGAAATTACAGACAAGTTTCATCAATATTTTGAAATTGATCAACTACCCAGTTAA
- a CDS encoding transcriptional regulator, BadM/Rrf2 family (PFAM: Transcriptional regulator~TIGRFAM: Rrf2 family protein~COGs: COG1959 transcriptional regulator protein~InterPro IPR000944~KEGG: cyh:Cyan8802_3855 transcriptional regulator, BadM/Rrf2 family~PFAM: protein of unknown function UPF0074~SPTR: Transcriptional regulator, BadM/Rrf2 family;~TIGRFAM: transcriptional regulator, Rrf2 family) has protein sequence MKLTTKGHYAVKALLDLSLQPNFKPTSVNAIALRQDLPAPYLEKILIKIRQAGLINSVRGSQGGYQLAYQTHEISLGQILEAVGENLESIPLEINQQTTSADWVTVALWRKLNQKIKQAIYSITLADLYYDARSRQASQGEENNFIV, from the coding sequence ATGAAGTTAACTACTAAAGGTCACTATGCGGTAAAGGCTTTATTAGATCTTAGTTTACAACCTAATTTTAAACCTACTTCTGTAAATGCGATCGCCCTTCGTCAAGATTTACCAGCACCCTATTTGGAGAAAATATTAATAAAAATTCGCCAGGCAGGATTGATAAATTCGGTACGGGGATCACAGGGAGGGTATCAATTAGCCTATCAAACCCATGAAATATCCCTAGGGCAAATTTTGGAAGCTGTGGGGGAAAATTTGGAATCAATACCTTTAGAGATAAACCAGCAAACTACCTCTGCTGATTGGGTTACAGTGGCGTTATGGCGTAAATTGAATCAAAAAATAAAACAAGCAATTTATAGTATAACTTTGGCAGATTTATATTATGATGCCCGTAGTCGTCAGGCTTCTCAAGGGGAAGAAAATAACTTCATTGTTTAG
- a CDS encoding peptide deformylase (PFAM: Polypeptide deformylase~TIGRFAM: peptide deformylase~COGs: COG0242 N-formylmethionyl-tRNA deformylase~InterPro IPR000181~KEGG: ana:all2007 polypeptide deformylase~PFAM: formylmethionine deformylase~PRIAM: Peptide deformylase~SPTR: Peptide deformylase;~TIGRFAM: peptide deformylase), with product MVEILQIGNPILREIASPVQNIDSPDVQELVDLMLGIVFERNGVGLAAPQIGYSSRVIVVASHPNVRYPHAPLMKPMEMINPLIVSHSQDVEEGEEGCLSVRGKRAGVLRYSAIALTYHNRHGQKQTREFDGFIARIVQHEIDHLNGILFVDHVKETLKIVTV from the coding sequence ATGGTCGAAATTTTACAAATTGGTAATCCTATTTTACGAGAAATTGCTTCTCCTGTGCAGAATATTGATTCTCCTGATGTGCAAGAATTAGTAGATTTGATGTTGGGGATTGTTTTTGAGAGGAATGGGGTGGGATTGGCTGCCCCTCAGATTGGTTATTCGTCTCGGGTGATTGTGGTGGCTTCCCATCCTAATGTACGTTATCCCCATGCACCATTGATGAAGCCGATGGAAATGATTAATCCTTTGATAGTTTCCCATAGCCAAGATGTGGAGGAGGGAGAAGAGGGTTGTTTGAGTGTGCGAGGTAAGAGGGCTGGTGTATTACGGTATAGTGCGATCGCCCTTACATACCATAATCGTCATGGACAAAAGCAAACCAGAGAATTTGATGGTTTTATTGCTAGAATTGTACAACATGAAATAGACCATCTCAATGGCATTCTGTTTGTGGATCATGTTAAGGAAACCCTAAAAATCGTCACAGTGTAA
- a CDS encoding protein of unknown function DUF344 (PFAM: Polyphosphate kinase 2 (PPK2)~TIGRFAM: polyphosphate:AMP phosphotransferase~COGs: COG2326 conserved hypothetical protein~InterPro IPR005660~KEGG: cyt:cce_2971 putative polyphosphate kinase 2~PFAM: protein of unknown function DUF344~SPTR: Putative polyphosphate kinase 2), whose amino-acid sequence MLNTLDLDLSLDKKSYREQIEALMVELRSLQNICWQEQIPIIVVLEGWAAAGKGKIVKKMTNYMDPRGFDVYPTLPPTTQEQKYPFLWRFWQNLPPLGSVAIFYHSWYIHVLEDRLFDRLPESQSPLVMRDINAFERQLIDDGAIMAKFWLHLSKKELKSRLKDYQEDELDSWRVRPEDWHQLKNYKQYSALAEEMVIYTSTGFAPWTLVEADCKRWARVKVLTQLVATIRANLDKRQIVAETPSLPPQTDLLPTEPDYLDRVDLTVHLPKDEYTTRLKSAQVELRKLQKEIFEKKLGVVLLFEGWDAAGKGGAIKRVTDILDPRNYKVHTFAAPTDEEKKYHYLWRFWRKLPQVGNIGIFDRSWYGRVLVERIENFATEVEWRRAYREINEFEAQLATDNYLIIKFWIHISQEEQLNRFEARKNDPFKNYKLTEEDWRNREQWNLYDVAVNQAIARTSTPLAPWKIVPGDDKYYARVYVIETIVNAIKKKLHHNH is encoded by the coding sequence ATGTTAAATACCCTCGACTTAGACCTATCCCTTGACAAAAAAAGCTATCGTGAACAAATAGAGGCTTTGATGGTCGAACTGCGATCGCTCCAAAATATCTGTTGGCAAGAACAAATACCCATTATAGTAGTCTTAGAAGGTTGGGCTGCGGCGGGAAAAGGGAAAATAGTCAAAAAAATGACTAATTATATGGATCCTCGGGGATTTGATGTATATCCTACCCTACCACCCACAACCCAAGAACAAAAATATCCTTTTTTGTGGCGCTTTTGGCAAAATTTACCCCCCCTAGGCAGTGTCGCTATTTTTTATCATAGTTGGTATATCCATGTATTAGAAGATCGACTTTTTGATCGACTACCTGAAAGTCAAAGTCCCCTTGTCATGAGAGATATAAATGCTTTTGAGCGTCAATTGATTGATGATGGTGCCATCATGGCAAAATTTTGGCTACATCTAAGCAAAAAAGAATTAAAAAGCCGTCTCAAGGACTATCAAGAAGACGAATTAGACTCATGGCGAGTGCGTCCAGAAGACTGGCATCAACTGAAAAATTATAAACAATATTCCGCCCTAGCAGAAGAGATGGTAATTTATACCAGTACAGGTTTTGCTCCCTGGACATTGGTAGAGGCAGACTGCAAACGCTGGGCTAGAGTCAAAGTATTAACACAACTGGTGGCAACTATCAGAGCGAATTTGGATAAGCGTCAAATCGTTGCTGAAACCCCTTCCTTACCCCCTCAAACTGATTTATTACCCACCGAGCCAGATTATTTAGATAGGGTTGATCTAACCGTACATTTACCCAAGGATGAATATACAACCAGATTGAAGTCTGCCCAAGTGGAGTTGAGAAAGTTACAAAAGGAAATTTTTGAAAAAAAATTAGGGGTAGTGCTTTTATTTGAAGGCTGGGATGCCGCAGGAAAAGGAGGAGCAATAAAAAGGGTTACGGATATTTTAGATCCTCGAAATTACAAAGTCCATACCTTTGCCGCCCCCACGGATGAGGAAAAGAAATATCATTATCTTTGGCGTTTTTGGCGTAAATTACCTCAAGTGGGAAACATCGGTATTTTCGATCGCAGTTGGTACGGTAGAGTATTAGTAGAAAGAATTGAAAATTTTGCCACCGAAGTGGAGTGGCGTAGGGCATACCGAGAGATTAACGAGTTTGAAGCCCAACTGGCAACGGATAATTATTTGATCATTAAATTCTGGATTCACATCAGCCAAGAGGAACAATTAAACCGTTTTGAAGCTAGGAAAAATGATCCTTTCAAAAATTATAAATTAACCGAGGAAGATTGGCGCAACCGTGAACAATGGAATTTGTATGATGTGGCAGTGAATCAGGCGATCGCCCGTACTAGCACTCCCCTAGCCCCATGGAAAATAGTCCCAGGGGATGATAAGTATTACGCCAGAGTATATGTGATAGAAACTATTGTTAATGCGATCAAGAAAAAACTACATCACAATCATTAG
- a CDS encoding hypothetical protein (KEGG: cya:CYA_1469 hypothetical protein~SPTR: Putative uncharacterized protein), translated as MTSDQFLMLVILLLPGLSLSLIVMAAFAKGG; from the coding sequence ATGACCAGTGATCAATTTCTCATGTTAGTAATATTATTACTTCCCGGATTATCTTTATCTTTAATTGTGATGGCGGCCTTTGCGAAGGGAGGCTAA
- a CDS encoding transcriptional regulator (KEGG: mar:MAE_35130 transcriptional regulator~SPTR: Transcriptional regulator) yields the protein MSKKPQPLTGKELLKKVKKLGDVSREEKAIECGYYTLSGKQKRVSMVKFLNALIEAEGISLDNDATTETKKRGRSANYRINVQSNGNLSIGKAYTDKMGLKPGDEFEVVLGRKNIHLKQVEEE from the coding sequence ATGTCAAAGAAACCACAACCATTAACAGGAAAAGAGTTACTAAAAAAAGTAAAAAAGTTGGGTGACGTATCCCGTGAAGAAAAAGCCATTGAATGTGGTTATTACACCTTATCTGGCAAACAAAAAAGGGTCAGTATGGTTAAATTTCTTAATGCCCTAATTGAAGCCGAAGGCATTAGTTTAGATAACGATGCCACTACCGAAACCAAAAAAAGAGGCAGAAGTGCCAACTATCGAATTAACGTCCAATCTAACGGTAATTTATCCATCGGTAAAGCCTACACCGATAAAATGGGTTTAAAACCGGGAGATGAATTTGAAGTAGTTTTAGGTAGGAAAAACATCCACCTCAAACAAGTAGAAGAAGAATAA
- a CDS encoding protein of unknown function DUF1239 (PFAM: Protein of unknown function (DUF1239)~InterPro IPR010664~KEGG: cyc:PCC7424_0097 protein of unknown function DUF1239~PFAM: protein of unknown function DUF1239~SPTR: Putative uncharacterized protein) — MYRKIILLITILLIAGCQNQNQSLNDNEGDSHREVEQGIVLTDATIEQSNNDGENFWRLRVGKVTYSEDNRIAIIEDITANLLQNGEIVLKISAERGEVIDDGQEINLVGEIVAFDTRNDMEVMAERLNWKPEQNYFTLEENIEVNHEQIRLVTKQAEYNTATQVLQLTQDIVATTLEPQLNIVAQSIAWQIEEGMISTDEPFKVTRYEDDQVTDTLTGTIAEMDLNNNILMVENNIEYQSLNPPLQGVSNRMRWDYNLRIIETDTMIRLAQIEEQITMTANRGKIDLDENKVYLSNRIFGEAQTDEARLYADNVVWDLSNQNIDAQGNVVYQQINPVVNFRGDRATGRLQDKQVVVTGSNNNRVVTTIYP, encoded by the coding sequence ATGTACCGAAAAATAATCCTCCTCATAACCATTCTCCTCATCGCTGGTTGCCAAAATCAAAATCAATCTCTCAACGACAACGAAGGAGATAGCCATAGAGAGGTAGAGCAGGGAATCGTCTTAACCGATGCTACCATCGAACAATCAAACAATGATGGAGAAAATTTTTGGCGTCTTCGGGTAGGAAAAGTAACCTATTCGGAAGATAATCGCATCGCCATCATCGAAGACATTACCGCTAATTTACTTCAAAACGGTGAAATCGTTCTCAAAATTAGTGCCGAAAGAGGAGAAGTAATCGATGATGGACAAGAAATTAATTTGGTGGGGGAAATAGTGGCCTTTGATACCCGTAATGATATGGAAGTCATGGCAGAAAGGTTGAACTGGAAACCTGAACAAAACTACTTTACCCTCGAGGAAAATATCGAAGTCAACCACGAACAAATTAGGTTAGTTACCAAACAGGCTGAATATAATACTGCCACCCAAGTTTTACAATTAACTCAAGATATTGTCGCTACAACCCTCGAACCACAATTAAATATTGTTGCCCAATCCATTGCTTGGCAAATTGAGGAGGGGATGATTAGTACAGATGAACCGTTTAAGGTTACCCGTTATGAAGATGATCAAGTTACTGATACTCTCACAGGTACCATTGCAGAAATGGATCTTAATAATAATATTTTGATGGTGGAAAATAACATCGAATATCAATCCCTCAATCCTCCTTTACAGGGAGTTAGTAATCGTATGCGCTGGGATTATAACCTCCGAATCATTGAAACCGATACCATGATTCGTTTAGCCCAAATAGAGGAACAAATTACCATGACTGCCAATCGTGGCAAGATTGATTTGGATGAAAATAAAGTTTATCTAAGTAATCGTATTTTTGGGGAAGCCCAAACCGATGAGGCGAGATTATACGCTGATAATGTAGTATGGGATTTGAGTAATCAAAATATTGATGCCCAAGGTAATGTGGTATATCAACAAATTAATCCCGTGGTGAATTTTAGGGGCGATCGCGCCACAGGTAGACTACAAGATAAACAAGTGGTGGTCACTGGTAGTAATAATAACAGGGTGGTAACGACCATTTATCCTTAG
- a CDS encoding hypothetical protein (KEGG: mcc:698113 similar to ADAM metallopeptidase domain 29 preproprotein~SPTR: Putative uncharacterized protein) has translation MSQFNLDNQRKTAIIIASITGLAVVGNNGLVNKLASVIDNTIVPSVQAQTRSIEPNGELDMFLKQPGTSSTPNRIQPSITPNRTRPNITPNRTQPSITPNNEMRNVQPEDGGNDVFLDNRTQPNNPSTEFPGSHFFPGSHF, from the coding sequence ATGTCTCAATTCAATCTCGATAATCAAAGAAAGACAGCGATCATTATTGCTTCCATTACAGGATTAGCTGTAGTAGGCAACAATGGTTTAGTCAATAAGTTAGCGAGTGTTATAGATAACACCATAGTTCCATCCGTTCAAGCCCAAACACGCTCCATTGAGCCTAATGGTGAGTTGGATATGTTTTTAAAACAGCCGGGAACAAGCAGTACTCCTAATCGCATTCAACCTAGTATTACTCCCAATCGTACTCGACCTAATATTACTCCTAATCGCACCCAACCTAGTATTACTCCTAACAATGAAATGCGCAATGTTCAACCAGAAGATGGAGGTAACGATGTATTTTTAGATAATCGCACCCAGCCTAATAATCCTTCTACGGAATTCCCAGGATCTCATTTTTTTCCAGGATCTCATTTCTAA
- a CDS encoding hypothetical protein (KEGG: cyn:Cyan7425_4103 hypothetical protein~SPTR: Putative uncharacterized protein): protein MLDGKDLFLGLFLWLGSSTFLVTFLNSQKSSEKNSVSLPRRLKLLKLSRQQELVINNLKKELSQKIEELQEAKTEITSFQSELNNSSDELEATQDRYETLNKDFSLKVSDLNNKILALEKQNSQLEKTCQNLPQEIKQELQAEYFDQLQSLLTNYPTAKIMVKFKPDLPAKSVICLLKPLEELLSEWNITPVGQPWRQVKFDPNLHQPDADDIREGDLVYIRFVGYAQQDKVLVKAKVSRFLPGQEESKTS, encoded by the coding sequence ATGCTAGATGGAAAAGACTTATTTCTTGGTCTATTTTTATGGTTGGGAAGTTCAACATTTCTGGTCACTTTTTTGAATAGTCAAAAGTCATCAGAAAAAAACTCTGTGTCTCTACCTCGAAGATTAAAGTTATTAAAACTTTCTCGACAACAAGAGTTAGTCATCAACAACCTGAAAAAGGAATTGTCCCAGAAAATCGAAGAATTACAAGAGGCTAAAACAGAAATTACTTCTTTTCAATCAGAGTTAAATAATTCCTCTGATGAATTGGAGGCTACTCAGGATAGATACGAGACTCTCAATAAAGATTTTAGTCTTAAAGTGTCTGATCTAAATAACAAGATTTTGGCATTGGAAAAACAAAATTCTCAGTTAGAAAAAACCTGCCAAAATTTACCGCAGGAGATAAAACAAGAATTACAGGCTGAATATTTTGATCAGTTGCAGTCTTTGTTAACGAATTATCCCACCGCCAAAATCATGGTAAAGTTTAAGCCTGATTTACCTGCCAAAAGTGTTATTTGTTTACTAAAACCCCTTGAGGAATTGTTATCAGAGTGGAACATAACTCCCGTTGGGCAACCATGGCGACAGGTAAAGTTTGACCCTAATTTACATCAACCTGATGCTGATGATATTAGGGAGGGGGATTTAGTTTATATTCGTTTTGTCGGTTATGCCCAACAGGATAAGGTTTTGGTGAAAGCCAAGGTAAGTCGTTTTTTACCGGGCCAAGAGGAAAGCAAAACCAGTTGA
- a CDS encoding hypothetical protein (KEGG: cyt:cce_0430 hypothetical protein~SPTR: Putative uncharacterized protein): MAFNANFFGGESETTLENTLIDYLQKQKPETLERIAQSATPEIKEIITHNVQGLLGMLPTEGFNVQIVADKQHMANLLASAMMTGYFLCQMEKRKALEENLSDTDSVE; encoded by the coding sequence ATGGCATTTAACGCAAATTTTTTTGGCGGAGAATCAGAAACAACCCTAGAAAACACCTTAATAGATTACTTGCAAAAACAAAAACCAGAAACTCTTGAAAGAATTGCTCAATCAGCAACCCCAGAAATAAAAGAAATCATCACCCACAATGTTCAAGGATTATTAGGAATGTTGCCCACAGAAGGGTTTAATGTCCAAATCGTCGCTGATAAGCAACACATGGCTAACCTATTGGCTTCTGCCATGATGACAGGTTATTTTCTTTGTCAGATGGAAAAAAGAAAAGCCCTAGAGGAAAATCTTTCTGACACCGACTCGGTAGAATAG